The Vicia villosa cultivar HV-30 ecotype Madison, WI linkage group LG1, Vvil1.0, whole genome shotgun sequence genome includes a region encoding these proteins:
- the LOC131642321 gene encoding protein indeterminate-domain 5, chloroplastic-like: MAASSSSASLFGFREEDPNQMNQQQHSLPPSSATAAPAAAATSQKKKRNQPGTPNPDAEVIALSPKTLMATNRFICEVCNKGFQREQNLQLHRRGHNLPWKLKQKTTKEPKRKVYLCPEPTCVHHDPSRALGDLTGIKKHFSRKHGEKKWKCDKCSKKYAVQSDWKAHSKTCGTREYRCDCGTLFSRRDSFITHRAFCDALAQEGPRQPPITLTGAIGSHLFGGGGSGGGGGNNNSMGLNLSQVAPQMANMQHQQDHHSNSATEILRLGAAASRTGQFDHHNILQSTFRPNSFFNNSIHEPNQSYIPDQGLMMQQNNNNSGNNTNLFNIPNFLSSNSTTNTNSSNNSFSEHLNMNNEGTNFFTGSGGTSSAPSLFSNCFPQAGGGNSSNSNINAVTAISSMSATALLQKAAQMGATSSNGNGTTATSLLKSFGNNTPATNSASSGGVGVGAGASAGVGEHNRVLQMGGGSVNYGFGGANNDQSNLQDLMNSFAATGNTSIFETGRGGVGLGSGGADSSQLTRDFLGVGEIVRNMSGVVGGQREQQQNHQHQHAAAAFNLPGSMEGDHRNIHAAQSFGGGGRGGAGGGAGAGNFH, from the exons ATGGCTGCTTCATCTTCTTCGGCATCGCTTTTTGGATTCAGAGAAGAGGATCCGAATCAAATGAATCAACAGCAACATTCCTTGCCACCATCATCAGCAACTGCTGCTCCAGCTGCTGCTGCAACATCTCAGAAGAAAAAGAGAAACCAACCTGGAACACCAA ATCCAGATGCAGAGGTGATAGCACTATCTCCCAAGACCCTAATGGCAACAAACAGGTTTATCTGTGAGGTATGCAACAAAGGGTTCCAAAGAGAGCAAAACCTACAGCTCCACAGAAGAGGACACAACTTGCCTTGGAAGCTTAAGCAGAAGACAACAAAAGAGCCTAAGAGAAAGGTTTATCTCTGTCCTGAGCCCACATGCGTTCATCATGACCCTTCAAGAGCACTCGGTGACCTCACCGGAATCAAGAAACACTTCTCTCGCAAACACGGCGAGAAGAAATGGAAGTGTGATAAGTGCTCTAAGAAGTATGCTGTTCAATCTGATTGGAAAGCACATTCCAAAACTTGTGGCACAAGAGAGTATAGGTGTGACTGCGGCACTCTTTTCTCCAG GAGAGACAGTTTCATAACTCATAGAGCCTTCTGTGATGCATTGGCTCAAGAGGGTCCAAGACAGCCACCAATAACCCTAACTGGCGCCATTGGATCCCATCTTTTTGGAGGTGGTGGCAGTGGCGGTGGTGGCGGCAACAACAACAGCATGGGTTTAAACTTATCCCAAGTTGCTCCACAAATGGCCAACATGCAACATCAACAAGACCATCACAGCAATTCAGCCACTGAAATTCTGCGACTCGGTGCAGCCGCGAGTCGAACCGGACAGTTCGACCACCACAACATTCTCCAATCCACTTTTAGGCCTAATTCCTTCTTCAACAATAGCATCCATGAGCCAAACCAAAGCTATATCCCTGACCAAGGATTAATGATGCAGCAGAATAATAACAACAGCGGCAACAACACCAATCTCTTCAACATTCCGAATTTCCTTTCGAGTAACAGTACTACTAATACTAACAGTAGCAACAACTCATTCTCTGAACACTTGAATATGAATAATGAAGGGACGAATTTCTTCACTGGATCAGGTGGAACAAGTAGTGCTCCATCACTCTTCAGCAACTGTTTCCCTCAAGCTGGGGGTGGAAACAGTAGCAACAGCAATATTAATGCTGTTACTGCTATATCTTCAATGTCAGCAACTGCACTTCTTCAGAAAGCTGCTCAAATGGGTGCAACTTCAAGCAATGGAAACGGTACTACCGCAACTTCGCTTTTGAAAAGCTTCGGAAACAACACTCCTGCTACTAATTCAGCTTCTTCCGGTGGTGTTGGTGTTGGTGCTGGTGCCAGTGCTGGTGTTGGTGAGCATAATAGAGTTCTGCAGATGGGAGGTGGAAGTGTAAACTACGGTTTTGGTGGTGCGAATAATGATCAGAGTAATTTACAGGACTTGATGAACTCTTTTGCTGCTACTGGAAATACTTCAATATTTGAAACTGGAAGAGGAGGTGTAGGGCTTGGAAGTGGAGGTGCAGATAGCAGTCAACTAACTCGTGACTTTTTAGGAGTTGGTGAGATAGTTAGAAACATGAGCGGTGTTGTTGGAGGACAAAGGGAACAACAAcagaatcatcaacatcaacatgcAGCAGCTGCATTTAACTTGCCAGGTTCCATGGAAGGAGatcatagaaacattcatgctgCACAATCCTTTGGAGGCGGAGGAAGAGGTGGAGCTGGTGGTGGAGCCGGAGCAGGAAATTTTCACTAA